GTACCTCAATGAATGAGACGCGCAGTTGAAATTCTGCTTGATTCTTCAAAGCCTCAATTTTGCTAAATAAAGAATTCATAACTTGAGGTATAAGACCTGTTTGAGAACCATCCTTACATGCAGTTCCCATGGTGTACGTTTTTCCTGACCCCGTCTATAGCAAAACAAGTTGTCAATTCTGTAAGTATTTCAGGCTACATTGTACAAAGAttttacccatttatcttaataaaTATTCTAACACTTAACTTGACCATACGCAAGAACAGTAGCATTGTATCCTTGGAATAAGCCATCTACAAGTGGAGCAACACATTCCTCAAATATGGCGGACGATGGAGTACCTGTGCTCCCATATACATGATCAAAAGTAAATGAATGGGTGCCAATTTGCACCTGCATGTCAGAAGCCTTCCATAACTATTTATGATTTAGAAATTCAAGAAATTTCTGAacatttaaaactatttttcagGAAAGTCTTTCATTGATAAGAGAGTCGGTTTGAAAAAGGATAGGAGAGAGCCAAGCAGACACTCAATTGCAATagatgaaaaaaatagtttttagcAGTCATCAAATAGTGAAAGATAACCTTAGTGAACAAATTATCCATATTCTCGCCTACATCCTgtcgactttttttttttttgagtttccaTAATTAGAAAAATCACAATTATGGAGTTGCAGTTTTATCCATCATAACTGAAAAAGCTAAGGTAAGAAAGCAAGGTACTGACATCCAGGGGAACAGAGAAAGAAATTTCTTTCATTGATGGACTGCTACAAGCCTTAAATGGATGGGGGAAAGAAGGAACCTTAATCAACTAGCTCGACCAACAAAAGGATGAGAGGATCGTCAAGCAAACCTTGCAAACTATCAAAGATGACGAAACATGAAGCAGAACTCATATGTACAAATAGAAAAGAGATTTGAATGAGTGGAGTCTTTAAAGAGGAAAAGAACGAGATTATCTTCCACAAATTTGAGAATAATAATTGGAAACGCGATTACTGATCAGAACAAGATTTGAGAATAATCCAGTGCCCACATGCGTTATACAGAAACACTTTGAAAAGAAAACAACTTAGACTACAGTGACTCAGAAAAGGCAAAAAGTTACGAACAATTTAAGCGGCACATAGAGGATATCAATTGTAGACCCACAAAATATTTGCTTCCAATTCGCAAACATTCATTGCCCTTGAACCTCCATAACAGACAAAAAATGAGAAAGAAAGTCTCTGATCCAATTCATCCGAAAACCAGAGAGAAACGAAAGATATGTCAATGGAAAATCACCACTTTTTTTCGTTTTCTTCAACAAAGAGCCCATCCTAACTTACGTTATCCGCATCTCAAACAAGAAAGTTCGATCAATtgattctttccttttcttttgttttgtgaAATAAGGAGATGAGACGACAGAAAAAGGAACCTGCGGTTTCCCAGGGACTACGGTGACACAATCCTTGCACCCCTGCTGGCGCTCGTCGCCAATGAGCGGCCTTACGTGCACGGCCACTTTCACGCAGCAATCCTCCCCGCTCTCCACCGCCATCTTTCTCGAAGAGCACACGGATCACGCGCGCAAGACCATACGACGATGCTAAACCCCACCAGTACCAGATCCACTCCGCGGTGAAGCTTTCCAGATAGAACACGAAAGAAAGGGGTAGAAACCTAAGAAAAAAAGGCCAACTTTGGCCTGCGGCGCGCGCGCACTGTATAAAAGTGACtctgcaatgaattctgaaagaGAAAGAGCGTGATGGAATTGTCTGTTGCAGAACAGAAAGAGCGGAACGGAATGAAATGGGGAGGGCCGGTCAGGGGGAGGATTTGGTAGCACCAACAATTGCAACAGCAACAACCGACATCATACTTCCTTGAGCTTCACTGCAAAGCCAAAAAATTGACTCTTTGCAACTGCAGAAGAGCAGTGACACTAGCCTGGGCAGCAGTGGTGGAGGCTGGCGGCGGCCGCGGTGGCCGCGATGGAGATTGGTATGAGCAAGGGGTGGTTGGAACCTTGAGTGTCACTCTTTCCCAAAATGTCCCTCCTTGCCTTCTGCCACTTCTGCCACTGCTTCTTCCCTGACTCTGGAGATTAATTCGCTGCCATGGTTGATGGAATTGCAATTTGCAAAGAAAAAAGGAATCAATCAATCAGGAGAGAGAGGGCTACcaagatagagagagagagagagagagagagttacgTCGCAAAAAGTGGCCTGCAAAATCGCATTGATCCTGGCACAGCGATCACTGCAACAGCTTCTCTACCGGCAAGGACATGGCATCTCCCTACGTGAAGTTACTAGTATAAATTGAGAAACTTTTAGGACCCAAAtaaaaattttgagaaattttcagTTTGCCCCGTATTTGAACCTTTCCCAAAGAgctcaattttttttcattttggcccgtaatatttaaaaatagccATTTATTCCCTCCAAATTTAAGGGTTCTTACGCAATTTCAAACGTCCTTGGAGTAAAAGTGAATTTTCTATAAACGCAGCGGCTAAAGTGAATTGTGACTATTGATTAACCTTTACCAACTCATGGCACATGTTACGCTgataataaaaggagggctcgaTTTAGCATGACCAATGAATGGCTGCTGGGTGTGAGCTGGTGGTGGGGTCCAGCCCTCGGTCCTTTTGCTTCTCACATTGGATCCATAGCGTTCCCGACCCGATGGACCCATCCAACCGACTTGATCCAACAACAAACCAGTCTAGTCTTGCTCACGTGACAAAAGACGATTCGTTCGCACCCAGCACCTCCATCAATCCGTCCTTAGACCAATACGgaggaggaggtaaattacggataactactagccattagtgtaaaTGGTCAAGACATGACGAAAGTTATGCTCGGTCTAGTCTTGCTCACGGACCATCAAAAGGAAATGTTGATTATTTAGATCAATTTTTAAGATTAGCTAATTTGAATGGTtggatatatgaattattaaaatgaataaataaataaataaaaaataataggtaATTGCTATAactattttaaagtaattttaaattttaagatttatgatttaagatttaattataactatttaaaagtgattttgattaatttaaaatgattttgatgaagtttaaatatttaaaaaaaaatagtaaaaagaattttgatataataatgatTTGTGtatagtaatttataaatttgattaaagtGCATAGTTAATTTTCCGAATAGCTCTAATACtaatatatcaaaatattctttattaacttgatcaaaattatttaaattccattaaaagtatttttttaattaatcaaaatcatttaaaattatttatacaaTTAGTCTTAGCTACCACAGTAACATTAGAAGTAAAGaataatattataacaataatTCGATAATTTCTACATGTTATACCAGCTATCTAATAACGTCATCATATTATAGCATATACCAATAGCTACTAAAATATTATAATACTGTTGGGTTGGATAGGATGTATTAAGGAAATTTTGATAGAtattttttgatttgatttgatttgatttttttaaaataaggtgCTCTTTTGATGACGTCGTTTGTTTAatattttactcttatttttatcTCAATTCTTAACTTGGGCTTGTATTACATGAATAATTAATAAAAACAAGCAATCTACCAAAGACATAAAAGATCTTATATGTCCagaaaatcaatattttacttaaaagctctctcttttcttcctctttttctttcttctataCTTGCTTCTTTAAGTGGTCCCTTTGACACTAACTTCCTAATTTGATGGCTACTTGAGCCATATAATGAGTGTAATGATGTAATTGATCACCAAATTAATGAAAAGTTGTTCATCCTAATTCTAGTTGTAGAAAGAAACAAGTAGAAAGTATGAAAGTTAGAATTTAAAGCAACCAAAAAAATAACAACTGAATAGTTTGTAATACACATATTGAAattaaaatagattaaaatatatAAGAATTTTTAGATGTTAAaattgtatttatttctttgactttgccACTTAATGATAGTGTTGTTGTATCAACCCAACAGAGTACTCTTTGTGGCTGGCATTATTTTTCTTCTGATTTCTGTATATTATTTTTGCTAGAAGGTGTTTTTATATATGGAGCAAATTAAAAGCGAGATAAATTGTTTGAATGTGGCTGATATAGTTTAAGAGGCAATAGGTATTGTGCCATGTAAAAAAAAGAATTATCAAATTGTAGCTCTAGTTGATTAATAATCTTGATGGCATTTAAAATTGACAATATTCCAATTGCTTGattaacaaacaaacaaacacttGCATATGATTCCTCACAATGTGATGCCACAACTACTTGAACTTTGTTTACTATAACAAGCATAGAAAATCAGCAGGCAACAGGAGACAGGTATTTTAGTTAAACTTTATTCATCGAAAAGATGCATTGGTCAATCGCAAAACTAAAATATTACTCTGATCTATGAAAGAGTCATCTTATAGAAAGGGAATTCTTTGATACAGAGGATGGTCTTAGCTCAAGATAACGGAGGGCGATGACTAAATTGTTTGATAGTAATTCTGTCCCATACTAACCAACTCAATCCAACCTCGAAGGCCAAAAAACTCTTGCATATGAAACATTAAGCAATGGATTAATAGATTTGGAGAATTGAATATGGCATAAAGTGAGAGCTTGGTGTATTCAATGAATGGCTCAAAATAAGGTGGATTGATGACATGAAGCATTGGTTGGGTGGCATAGAGCAAACTCAGGGAACTTAGTACATTGGTGGCACAACAACTAAATCGAGAGAGATTGAAAACCTAAGGACACAAAATCTATGAAAGATAATGATAAATGTGGTAAAACATGTGTGATTGCTAAGTAGAGACAGTATCTAGTTCTTGGTTACGAAGATATATACCCTAATGTTCATAATAATATCTATTTTGCAATTACCTATTATGATAAATATAAGACATCTACTTACTAATTTGAAAATTACAACAAAAAGACTCGATGTGAATATGGAACTAGTCTTTTGGtcatatttaagtttttaaatacaaAAGTTAGATTAATAAGACAAGTCAGTAGGTGAAATTTAGTAGTTATCTCAATTAACTCTTTCGCTCCATTTTATTTATGATTATAAAATTCTAATTTTGGCTTGCTTAACTAATCAAAAAAGACTATACTTTCAAATTGATGCAGACATGGCAACACACATATAAATAAAGTGGTAGATCCTCTTGAAGGAAGCTAATCACTAGGATTTTGACATTCCAAAGCTAAGAAAAGAGCTAAATGCTTCAAGTACAATCTTTAAATCATAACCCTTAATTGACATCATATGAACGACGCTGATTGCATCCTATAAGATAGAAATCGAGTCAAAGTCTAAGAGACTATTGAAGGAGTGGTTGAACAAATATAGAAGCTTGGCACAATCATAACACTGGTAATGTCCAAATCAAGAGATCTTATATATCCAAAGTTTGATTGCaaaatttctatttttctaaCCTTGTCTTTGTCACTGAACACTAAGAAGGTTCCATATATTATCCAACACCTTATATGATGATTCAAGTGATGTCAAACATGATGTCAAAGGACTGTAAGAGCTCAGTAAATATCTTATTTTACTTAACATattcacccaactcaagttcaaaccAAGTTTCCTTGGGTGAAACCAAGCACATCATTATTTCTCTAAGCTTTTGCCATTTGTTATCTTGGTTGTTTGGCAAACATAGTCCATAATTGTGTTTAAATTGGAGTAATTATAATACAAGGTTAAAATGCAATAACCATCAGTCTTCAGGGAATGATTAAGCAGAAGTTATTTGCTTGCAACCAGTCCACAAACAATCTAGAAGCAAGAAAGTTGCATTCTGCACTTGAATTACACAAATTACATAGTGATTTAGAACAAGGGAATAAAACTAGAGAACAACAATATTCATGAACTTCCTCTTTGCAAAAGCCAGCCACCACTTGTTAGGAGTGCCGTTAGGTCTATAAGCACAGCTTAGCAATCTTCCACTTGTTTCCTCCCTTATCTGCTTCAGATAGTTTCTGAATAGATCTgtagatatattttttattatggtaTTATTAACAAGTTATATATGATTGTTATATTATATTCACGGAGAGCTGAAATTAGTTGATTAAAGTGAATTATTGTGCTGGAATACCTGCTTCATCCTGAGATTGGGGAAGGGCAAACAGACCAGGAAACGGAAAGCCTGGCTCTCCGGGTACAGGGACCTTCTCCAGACCCAAACTAATGATGGCTTTCGTCCCTACTGCCAGTGTTCTGCAACCCTCCAGCCGTTTGAGAGCCACGTTAATGTAAAATGTCAAGTATATGAGGAGCTTATCGGATGGGCTCTTAATGTCAAAATTCTTAAAGAAAACATTGGCTCGGAAAAAGGTTATCGCCTCATCGACAATGTCAATTTTATCTGTTAGAATAAGATGGCAAAAACCAAAGCTGGCCTTAGTTGTGTGGTCTAGAAGAAAGATAATtaggtttaacaaaaataaaaataaaaaactgagGGCATAAGAGAACCTGGATCAGAGACAGGTGCAGGACCCTTAATATGGCTTTTCAATGGAAGAAGTGGGCATCCACAGGCTTTTGATACAGCTTCTAGATCAACAAAACTGGAATGATACACCTGCCGCAAAACCATACCAtggttaaaataataaaaattgaaGAATAAATACAACTTTGCACGGGACATTTGAATACAAAGAAGAAGCGTGATTTTGGAAAAGAAAGTAAAATAAACAATCAAAAGATCAGATGGACAAAGTTCAGTGCAAAATTTCTTTATCATAAATATATAGGTCATATGACATAAGTTTGTGTTGTTCCTTCAATTATGATTACTTGTTCTTCCTTTCTCATTTTTTTATGAGGTCAAATTTATAGTTTCTCTAATCCAATTGTAGGATGAGCATCTCAGACCATGTTCTGATTCTTCAGAGAAAGTTAGAATACCCATCAATAGTTTCTGCACGAGTGCATTGCTCTCCAAGCTATGTTCAAAACCTGCCTTAGTTTAGCTAACCAATCAAGATCACTGCTCATACTAACATGTGAAGATACAAAAAAGGTTATCTTACCAAACTTTACATTAATATAATATTCAGATCCTGATTTGGCAAAAGAAATTATTATAATGACATATGTGAGCCTCCAAGCTGCAAAAAACGTTCACAACTGTCACACCTCAAACTCATCAAGATAAGTCTTGATATCGTTCACTCCGAATCACCATTGTTGATAATTGCGGCGCATAAGATAACGGATTCTACTCTCTAATACTTCAAGAATATAAAATTAAGCTTTTATGAATCACCTAATGCCATTTGTAGTACTTGAGATCAGAATATGAACATGAGCAAATTCAACAATATGATGCACATTTATGAATATATGAAACTAAAATTTCACAAGTTTCCATTGACAATAAGAAGCTAATGTGAAGGCACATAGTTCTACATTACAAGCTCAACAAATCATCTACTGATATGAGTCTGTTTACAAAATGCTACCTCTAGGTTTTATGTCCTCTCGTCATTTTTAGTCATATAGAACAACGGTTCCAACAAGCCTAAATCTTATTCCCTTGAGAATCATAATAAAATGCAAGACTACTTCTTGGTATTAGTGACTGCATCCCTCCCGCCTAAGTATTTAGGAATGCCTCAAATTGAGGTTATGCATTCTAACACCAAATGGATTGATTAAAGCTAAATCCTGGTGCCTCCTTTAGAAAATATGCAATGGATATACTGGCTTGGCATAAATTTGGTTAATCAGTTTTGATGCGGGTTCTATAGTGCAATCTTCCGaaagccataacttttgactcgcgACTCAGAATCATGCTCTGTCGGTGGCCATGTGTGCATAATTCAAAGATCTACATTTGTTATCGGGAATCCATAACCGCCAAGTTTCGGGCCCAAAATCCATTGTTTAGGCCCTCAACTGAGCCTCGAGcatatttttactatttttggtaatttccatttttataatatttagggTTTTTTTTGGTATTTCTGGTATATATAAGTTAGAATTTGTCTATATTAGTGTCCTGCTTTGTTAATTAGGATTTTTGttaagaaatttccttttatggtAAGCTGTAAAAGATAGGAATTGAGGTCCATATATgaggatttctttcctttcttcaagTCTTAGGGTATGAGGTCTTTATAAGTATCCTATTTCATGTTTTGAGGATAGTTTtgattaatgttttttttatccGTTATCTCCTCTTTGGAACATGGTGTTTCCCTATTTCTTGGTATTTCCCCTTCGAATCAATAGGTTGTAGAAGCTCGCTTCCGGTATTCGTGTGCAAATCAATAGATTTGATAGTCGCTTCCGGTATTCGTGTGTGAATCAACGGAACCGATAGTTATCCATTGCGTCAAGTGTCCTACAGCTATGCTTTAACAATCGCTACACATCTAAAAGTGGCACCAGCTTTATAAATTGCTTTGAGCTTAGAAAAACTTTAGAAAAAACTAATTGTAGTTCTGCAGTTTACATTGCACAGGAACACAAAGGAAAAAATAGCAAGAAAAATCTTATTGTAACTCAGAGAAGATCATTTTCAAACATCAACATCTACAACAAACACAAGTACTTGTTTAGATACACATGAATAACATCCCATCCTAATAACGTAGTTGTAACTTCCCAAAAGTCCTTATGCAAATCTCAATTTCATAAACTATCAGAGATTAAGTAAAATTGAAAGTAACATCTATATTTTATCTTTCTGGAATCTTTATGCTACACACCTGAAACTGAAAATAAATAGATGAATGTAAAATTCCTGGTTCCCTTCTACCAAATCTATACATAGTTTATAACTgacattttaattaaaaatgtgGTGCTAACATCAATATTACACTCATAGGGCGTTGAACATTCTCATGAGCAAAACCTAGTGTCATTCATGCACAGAACGACTTTGCTTTCTAAATTCAATAATCCAACAAACATGCAAACCAAGGTTACATCCCAGACTTTGCTTCAAACCGAAAGTGATTCATAAATAGTTATTCTATTGTTTTTTTAGAAGTATTGCTTTCCATATTGTTCATGTTTGAGAGTAGAAGAGCCCTAGACATATTCAAAGCAGAAGTAAATCTTCAAATCCAATGTGAACAAGGATAGGGGATCACCAATCCAATTAACTTGACATGAAATTATCAAATTTACAACCAAGAAGATCaaagaatgaaaaaaatgaaagagaGAAAAAATGCACAAACATTATGAAATTTGCAGAATCTGAAACTAGAATGAGTGGAAAAGGTACCATTTCCTTCCTGGACCAGGTTCAAGCTTCGTCAGGGCTAGAAAAATAGCTCCAATGCAGCAGATTTCACACGGTAAGCAAGTCGGGTAACCTGATCCGATAACCAAATTCATGTGAAGGTTTTTAAAATCTGAGAACTTATTTTCTGGTACTTATTAGCAAAAACTACCTAACAAATAACCAATATccagttttttttataaaaaaaaaaatatttagttcaATTCAAGTTTGGACTGCAAAATATCATTCTCACCACATCACCAAATCAAAAACAAATACGTAATCTTGATATTTGATCATTCAATGGTGATGAATCAACTAAATGATacgaaatcaaaaaataaaattgaaatattTACTAGCAAATTTATAATCTTGTACAGAAAATTATCAAATATTGCACTACTAAAAGTCAAGGCAACTTCCAAGAAGAAATCAAATGGAAATCCAAAGTAATCAGTCAAAAAGTAATTTTCTTTGTCCCCCTTGTGAACTCATCGCAAAAATGGTCGATAATGCTCATGAATGATAAAAGAAAATTGGATCGGGATCGGCAGTCCGATCCGCTATCCTGAGAGATCTCAGATAAAACATCAGTTCTATGAAAtttcaaacaaacaaacaaaataacCTAAGAGATAACTCGATTAGATACATATCTGCAGAAATTAGAGTTATTCAACAGGAATCTGGAGATATCTCTGGGTAGGCAAAGATCTCGACCGACTGAAAACGAAAAACTTCTCTCGATATCAGAACAATGATCATagaaaaaggaggaagaaaggagacACCAATCGGAACCTTGCGTTGAGGATATACGTGGCGAACTCAGGAGGTTTCTTCTCGGGCGAGGTAGCGTTGCGATGGGTAGTTGCTGCGGAAGAAAGATGCAAAGGAACAAGGAAATGGGGTCAAGGTAATCTACGGCTACGTGGCATggctaaaaaaaatagaaaaataaataataataataataataataataataataataataataataataataataataaaaagaagatcAAGCAAAAAAAGAATTGAAATGATTTTctcataaatataaaataaaataaaaccatTAAAAACATGATTCTTATAGTAAATTACTATTAGAATAACCATAAATTATTCATTTATGCTAGCTTACAATTAACAGTTAGATAACAACATTTAAATCACAGTATTTAGAAGATATTATTTAATTGGAAAGATATCTAAGCaacttttaattttcttttagagGTTATATAATCAAAATCTATGAACAATTGTAACACCTAGGCGCATTTAAATCAAAATCTATCTTAAAGGATTGTTACGATGACGTCGGCTATAAATTATTTTGGTACTTTATTTTCCTTCACATTGGACAGACTATGACGGATTGAATGAatataatcatattttattataataaaaaatattcctAAAACAATAATATAATAATGGAGCATATTTCaataaaatcgagataaatattttttttatgtactAGTTATTATTTCAAAGACTAGTAATCgatcatgatttacctccttcgtattAGTACTGGGACAGATTGACGAAGACATTGAGAACGTACGTATTCGTCTTCATGTCACATTAATGGAGCATCTTCACGTCTAAGAACTCAGGTACAACCTAaacgattttttttaaatagataaTTAATATACAAATATTGGACTGATAACTATAATTACTTtctaatttatcttaattattggtaattttttttttataggacTACACCGATCAACCCAAAATTATCAACAGATGCATTACAGATATGCGACGccaacttaaaaataaaataaaaagtatttttagagataattacTTGATGAATTCTGAAGAAACAAGTATTTCTAGAGATAATTACTTGATGAATTCTGAAGAAACAGTTGAGAGAAACACATACGATGCCTTAACTAAAAACAGATCAAAATTTGAATCACAATAGGGACGATTTTAAAAGTGCAAATTAACTCAGAATTTATTAGACGAATTTAAAATTAATCGGACTTAATCCGAATATCTAAATTATAAAAAactaaacaataataataaataaaagcaCAGAGAATAGTACCATGAACAAAAGACATGAGTTTCTCTAACCCCACTTTAGCCCAGAGGATTAGCGAATGGTAGTTCAAACTAATCTATTTGGTAGGCATTTGCTTTGAATGGATGGACAAGCTGATGCGAGggggaaaaaaaaacaatttataaATCTTCATCACTAGCCAAACTCGTCATAAACTATTATTACAAACATTTGGAAATACATAATTGTTAATTACGCATCAAAATAGCATTCCAATCCTGAATAAGCATGCGATTAAGACAATTGAGTGG
The genomic region above belongs to Zingiber officinale cultivar Zhangliang chromosome 11A, Zo_v1.1, whole genome shotgun sequence and contains:
- the LOC122032258 gene encoding actin-related protein 2/3 complex subunit 3; the encoded protein is MVYHSSFVDLEAVSKACGCPLLPLKSHIKGPAPVSDPDKIDIVDEAITFFRANVFFKNFDIKSPSDKLLIYLTFYINVALKRLEGCRTLAVGTKAIISLGLEKVPVPGEPGFPFPGLFALPQSQDEADLFRNYLKQIREETSGRLLSCAYRPNGTPNKWWLAFAKRKFMNIVVL